CTAGCATGGTCTCCTGCTGCTGTTTACGCACGGCTGTTACGCAATAGTATGTTGGATAGCTTGAGCCAAAATTATGTTCTCTACGCGCGTGCTAGAGGGTTAAGAGAGCGTTTTGTTGTGGGCAGACACGTGCTGCGAAACGCTTTGCTTCCTGTGGTGACGTTGTTTGGCATGAGCATTGCGCATCTACTCGCAGGAGCGGTTATTGTCGAAAATGTGTTTGCTTTGCCAGGAATTGGACGATTTGCAGTGAGATCAATTCTCAGTCGAGACTATCCGGTGATTCAAGCTTATGTTTGCTTGGCAGCGATTTTCTTTGTAATTACCAACCTGATTGTCGATTTGACTTACAGCTACCTCGATCCCAGAATTCGTTTAGGAAAGGTTGAGGATTTGTAAAGCGAATTATGTTATTGCTAAAACGATTATTGAGAAATAAAGTTGCGTGGTTCAGTGTGGGAGTAATCTTTTGCATTGCTGTAGTAGCCTTGTTTGCTCCCTACATTGCACCGCACGATCCTTTAGAAGTAGAACTCACTCGTCGGTTGCAATCTCCAAATGCCACCTTTTTGCTAGGTACAGACCATTTAGGGCGCTGTATTCTGTCACGATTAATTTATGGAGCGCGAATTTCTCTGTCGATTGCTCTTACTGTTACCGCACTCACGACTAGCATCAGTCTGATTGTGGGTACGATCGCCGGTTACGTTGGCGGGAAAGTTGATAGCGTTTTGATGCGGATTTGTGATGTGTTTTTGTCGTTCCCTAATTTAATTTTGGCATTGGCGATCGTTGGCATTATGGGGGCGAGTCCTGTGAATTTGGTTATTGCCTTAGGCGCATCTCACTGGGCTTGGTATGCCAGAATTGTGCGCTCTAAAGTACTCAGCTTAAAGCAAGAGAATTTTATCAAAGCAGCGATCGTGTCTGGAACAAGCAGCGTTCAGATCATGGTCAAACACTTATTGCCATACACCATTGCCGAAATTGCTGTGTTAGCCTCTTTAGATACAGGATGGGTGATTTTACAGATTTCAGCTTTGTCGTTTTTGGGATTAGGAATTCAGCCACCGACCCCAGAGTGGGGAGCTATGATTACTGATGGTCGCGAATTTTTCCGCCGCGAACCAGGATTGATGCTTTATCCTGGTTTGATAATTTTTATTGTTGCGTTGTCGTTTAACTTGCTGGGTGATGCCTTGCGTGATGCGCTTGATCCTCGTTTTGGCAAGACAATTAAACAAAGAGCGTCTCTTACTACTGTAGAAACATCACTTCCCAATGGTTGATTCGGTTCTCACAGTTACAGATCTTCAAGTCGAGTTTCAGCAAGAAACTAGTTGGACACCGGTTGTGCGTGGCGTGAGTTTTCAACTCAAACCAGGGAAAGTTCTAGGCATTATAGGCGAAAGCGGCTCAGGTAAAAGCACCATCTGTTTGGCAATTTTGGGATTACTAGGTCGCGAGGGACGAATTTCACGGGGAACAATTTGCCTATTGCAGCAAGATCTCACGAGTTTACCGCCTACTACCCTGCGTCAAATTCGCGGACAGCAGATTGGTGTCGTGTTACAAAATCCTGCTAGCTTTTTTAACCCGATTTTGACCATTGGACAACAGTTTGCTGAAACTTTGCGATCGCATCAATCCTTGACTAAAGCAGAAGCAAAGTCGATCGGACTGGGTTATTTATCTGATGTGCATTTACCTGATCCAGAGCGCATCTGGAGACAATTTCCCTTTCAACTTTCTGGGGGGATGTTACAGCGGGTGATGATTGCGATCGCTATTTCGCTGCGCCCTCAGATTTTAATTGCTGATGAACCGACGACAGCTTTAGATGTGATTACCCAAATGCAAATTTTGAACTTACTAGCACATCTACAACAGCAGCATAATGCGGCGATTTTGCTTGTAACTCATGATTTGGGCGTAATTGCTCAATTAGCTGATGAAGTTGCCGTGATGTATCAAGGAGAATTTGTCGAACAGGCAAACGTTAGACAACTATTTGATCAACCGCAACATCCTTACACGCGATCGCTACTTGCGTCTCGTTTGCAAGTGAGGACTGATATCATTTCACTTTGAAGTTCCTACAAATAGGAAGCAGAGGAAGGAAGAAGTTACTGGTAGTTTTTATTTAGTGAAATGGTATGAGGTATGACGCTGTTATCAATTCAAAAGGTGTCCAAAACCTATGAGATTCAGCAAGGTTGGTGGGGGCGCAAGCACTTGGTGAGGGCATTACAAGCAGTTTCACTTACTGTTGAGCCTGGTTGCTGTCTGGGAGTTGTCGGCGAGAGTGGTGCGGGGAAAAGTACTTTAGGGCGGATTGTACTAGGGCTAGAGCAACCTGATCGCGGAGAGATTTGGTTTCAAGGCAAAAATCTGAGACATCTTCGTCGCGATCAGCAGCGAATTTTGCGTCGTGATCTCCAAGTTGTGTTTCAAGATAGTTTGAGTGCAGTGAATCCTCGGTTAAGCGTTCGTGAAATTATCGGTGAACCAATGCAGAACTATCTTAATATGTCGCCAACACAGATGAGCGAACAAATTCAGCAGTTGCTTGAGATTGTCGGATTACGTGCAGCCGATATCGATAAATATCCTCATCAGTTTAGTGGCGGACAATTGCAGCGCGTCACTATTGCAAGAGCGATCGCGCTTAAGCCTAAGTTGATTGTCCTCGATGAACCTGTTGCGAGTTTAGATATGACGATTCAAGCTCAAATTCTACACTTGCTAGCAGACCTCAAAGAACAGTTTGAGTTGTCCTATTTGTTCATCTCGCACGATTTAGCCGCAGTTTCCTTCATGGCTAATAAACTCGTGGTAATGTACCAAGGAGCGATCGTGGAAGCAGTAGAAGATCTTAAACAACTACATCACCTTCAGCATCCCTATGCTCAGCAACTAATGGCTGCGCAATTGCCCTCTCATCCACGCGATCGTTTGCTGTTTA
This is a stretch of genomic DNA from Chroogloeocystis siderophila 5.2 s.c.1. It encodes these proteins:
- the opp1C gene encoding nickel/cobalt ABC transporter permease, which translates into the protein MLLLKRLLRNKVAWFSVGVIFCIAVVALFAPYIAPHDPLEVELTRRLQSPNATFLLGTDHLGRCILSRLIYGARISLSIALTVTALTTSISLIVGTIAGYVGGKVDSVLMRICDVFLSFPNLILALAIVGIMGASPVNLVIALGASHWAWYARIVRSKVLSLKQENFIKAAIVSGTSSVQIMVKHLLPYTIAEIAVLASLDTGWVILQISALSFLGLGIQPPTPEWGAMITDGREFFRREPGLMLYPGLIIFIVALSFNLLGDALRDALDPRFGKTIKQRASLTTVETSLPNG
- a CDS encoding ABC transporter ATP-binding protein, whose translation is MVDSVLTVTDLQVEFQQETSWTPVVRGVSFQLKPGKVLGIIGESGSGKSTICLAILGLLGREGRISRGTICLLQQDLTSLPPTTLRQIRGQQIGVVLQNPASFFNPILTIGQQFAETLRSHQSLTKAEAKSIGLGYLSDVHLPDPERIWRQFPFQLSGGMLQRVMIAIAISLRPQILIADEPTTALDVITQMQILNLLAHLQQQHNAAILLVTHDLGVIAQLADEVAVMYQGEFVEQANVRQLFDQPQHPYTRSLLASRLQVRTDIISL
- a CDS encoding ATP-binding cassette domain-containing protein — protein: MTLLSIQKVSKTYEIQQGWWGRKHLVRALQAVSLTVEPGCCLGVVGESGAGKSTLGRIVLGLEQPDRGEIWFQGKNLRHLRRDQQRILRRDLQVVFQDSLSAVNPRLSVREIIGEPMQNYLNMSPTQMSEQIQQLLEIVGLRAADIDKYPHQFSGGQLQRVTIARAIALKPKLIVLDEPVASLDMTIQAQILHLLADLKEQFELSYLFISHDLAAVSFMANKLVVMYQGAIVEAVEDLKQLHHLQHPYAQQLMAAQLPSHPRDRLLFSS